In Oryza sativa Japonica Group chromosome 3, ASM3414082v1, one DNA window encodes the following:
- the LOC4331603 gene encoding zinc finger CCCH domain-containing protein 48 — protein sequence MAAVQLLPLPPAAPPQPRRGKPGCWNTPPAPPKVCHYWKSGRCSRNPCRFLHTDAPDPAPPIAAVNTRSNTWVNPSCVAANSDGKGRAPPVQPAKRQVEAPPETPAKRRCGGGAWCVGDGFCGVARLKGHAKAVTGFALPEGSDKLFSGSLDSTVRAWDCSTGQCVRVEEMQEGEVHKLIAMGPWVLAGVRGAVKAIHTGTGKELRLRGPASQITAMLAEDEDHLFAGAEDGAVFMWRMNQEQQSFDEVAALTGHYKAVVSLAQGKGALYSGSTDGSIRVWDLDTHRCIYSFAGHSSTVTALLCWERFLLSSSDDGTVKVWQWKPDHDDLDLEVHYTHKEDERVVSMDGTYDADEKPVLLVSRGDGVVRVYDLPSLKKRGDIICDDEVRTISVRSRGVVFTGDASGEVRVVKWTSLSDAAESYLAMA from the coding sequence atggcggcggtgcagctccttccccttcctcccgccgcccctcctcagcCGCGCCGCGGCAAACCTGGTTGCTGGAAcacgccgccagcgccgccgaaGGTTTGCCACTACTGGAAGTCCGGCAGGTGCAGCCGGAACCCCTGCCGATTCCTCCACACCGACGCGCCTGATCCGGCGCCGCCGATCGCCGCCGTCAACACGCGCAGCAACACGTGGGTCAACCCGTCCTGCGTCGCCGCGAATTCGGATGGCAAGGGTAGGGCTCCTCCGGTTCAGCCGGCGAAGCGGCAGGTTGAGGCGCCGCCGGAAACGCCTGCCAAGcgccgatgcggcggcggcgcgtggtgcGTCGGCGACGGCTTCTGCGGCGTCGCGCGGCTCAAGGGTCACGCCAAGGCGGTCACCGGCTTCGCGCTGCCGGAAGGGTCGGACAAGCTGTTCTCCGGCAGCCTGGACAGCACGGTGCGCGCCTGGGACTGCAGCACCGGGCAGTGCGTCCGCGTCGAGGAGATGCAAGAAGGGGAGGTGCACAAGCTGATCGCCATGGGCCCGTGGGTCCTCGCCGGCGTGCGCGGCGCCGTCAAGGCGATCCACACGGGGACCGGCAAGGAGCTCCGGCTGCGAGGGCCCGCGTCGCAGATCACCGCCATGCTAGCCGAGGACGAGGACCACCTCTTCGCCGGCGCGGAGGACGGTGCCGTGTTCATGTGGAGGATGAACCAAGAACAGCAATCGTTCGACGAGGTCGCCGCGCTCACCGGCCACTACAAGGCCGTCGTGTCGCTCGCGCAGGGCAAGGGCGCGCTCTACTCCGGCTCAACAGACGGCAGCATCAGGGTCTGGGACCTCGACACCCACCGCTGCATCTACAGCTTCGCCGGCCACTCGTCGACGGTCACCGCATTGCTCTGCTGGGAGCGGTTCTTGCTCTCCTCGTCCGACGATGGCACCGTGAAGGTCTGGCAGTGGAAGCCTGATCACGACGACCTCGACCTCGAGGTGCACTACACCCACAAGGAAGACGAACGGGTCGTTTCCATGGACGGAACGTACGACGCCGACGAGAAGCCCGTGCTGCTTGTCTCCCGCGGCGATGGCGTTGTCCGTGTCTACGATCTCCCGTCGCTGAAGAAGAGAGGGGATATTATCTGCGACGACGAGGTCAGGACGATATCCGTCAGGTCGCGCGGCGTCGTCTTCACCGGAGATGCGTCCGGCGAGGTCAGAGTGGTGAAGTGGACATCACTGAGTGATGCAGCAGAGTCTTATTTAGCTATGGCCTGA